A window of the Desulfobacterales bacterium genome harbors these coding sequences:
- a CDS encoding type II toxin-antitoxin system RelE/ParE family toxin: protein MVRIKWTDKAVKHLEAIYEYISKDSNIYAKRYIKSLIYSTEKLKKMPECGRTVPEFEDSTFREIFYKNHRIVYRLADINKHIDILAVVHGAQDMEKILPEKI, encoded by the coding sequence ATGGTAAGAATCAAATGGACTGATAAAGCAGTTAAGCATCTGGAAGCTATTTATGAGTATATTTCTAAAGATTCAAACATATATGCAAAACGATATATTAAATCTCTTATTTACTCAACTGAGAAACTAAAAAAAATGCCAGAATGCGGTAGGACAGTGCCTGAGTTTGAAGACTCTACATTTAGGGAAATTTTCTATAAAAATCATAGGATTGTTTATAGATTAGCGGATATTAATAAACATATTGACATACTTGCCGTAGTACATGGCGCTCAAGATATGGAAAAAATACTTCCTGAAAAAATATAG